The sequence below is a genomic window from Tubulanus polymorphus chromosome 1, tnTubPoly1.2, whole genome shotgun sequence.
ACGGTTATGATACTGGGTTACCTCAATCCGAATACATACCACGTACGTTGAGAATGGTGCTATCATAGCACCAATTCGACTCGATACATTACAAACTGCGGATCCGGTATTTCTGTAAGAaccaatttgatataaatacGTGATAAGTACTCTAAATAGAAATTGATTAAggcttttttcattttacctGAGATTTGTCGGGAACAGTTCGGCAGTGAAAAGATAAATTGAATCGTAACCAGCCGTAACGAAAGTTTTCCCGATTAAATTCAGAACCAGAATGACTATTCCTAAATCTGTTCCATCAGCTTGAAAATTTAAGAAAAGTCATTAGACTATGCGATATACgctttcaaataagattttatcaaaaatgtaaCTTACACGTCTTGTTTGGTACAAACATCGTTACAAGAAGAGCGATTCCAGCTAATAGATGGAAGGCGAAGATCGGTAAACGACGTCCGTATCTGAAAATTAGTCCAATCGGCATAAATGACGTATATGCAGCTGGATAACAAGGTTCATCGAATGAACAGGGAATCttacttttcaagaaagaAAAGTGCAGTGAATATTGCAGGTAGTTCTACCATGGCAGTCAAACAGAAATTGATGTATGGATCACCACTTAATGCAGTTGCCGTAAAGGAAAGACCATAATATGCAAACGCATCAACAAACCTAAACAAACgttaaaatcatttaatcCTATACAGCAGTTAAACTTAAGCTACAATCAGGATAGGCTATTCTAGTGTACCATGTCCATGCTAAAATGATCGTGTATTTCCTTGTCACTGGATGTCGTATCACTGTACAGAATGTATCTTTGTGATGgtgtttgtatttttctgGACGATTTTTCTCATCTTCTTCATCGTTTATAGCTAGTTCAtcctgcttagtattttcgaGACTTGTGACGTGTAAAGATATTCTATTAAAGCGAGCTGCCTTTTTCAGTATTGCTATGGCTTCGTCCGGTTTGCCGTTAGCTACTAACCACGGAATCGATTCGGGAATCAACCttcaaaaacagaaaattccTCTAACATAAACAGTTCATCATTTACGAATCGACTGTAAAGAATCTATTTACCAGTATCCTGGTAATATTATGATTGCTAAAAAACTAATCGCTAAATGTAGGTGTCTCCAATCTCTCATGAAATAAGCAAAACACAATAACAACATCAACGACGAAACCCAGAAAACCAGCGCTAACAAACCGGCATATGTCCTCCTTGATGTAGGGAATAATTCACATCCAAGTACGTAGGTAGCGAAACTAACCGCCTAgataatagaattcattccGGTATCTATTCAGCAATTAATAACGAGAGAAATATCACTCTTTTGGTTTTTATACTTACTACGGTTATTATACCATGTACCACACGAAATGCAGCGAACATGATGTAATTCACAGAAAATGCTGATATCACCCATGTAACGACGAGAACTAGAGTACCGTAAATGACAGTTGGTCGACGACCGTATTTGTCAGCTAAAGGCATCAGAAGAACAGTACCTAGAGCCATTCCTATTATATAGAGCGTCTGGGAAAAATCTACCAACCATAAATCATCACAGACGAGGTTCCACTGAGAAAAAGGGGTTTACGAGGAGATAAACTTTTGcacttatttcaaaaagcACACATTTAACGATACAGTTGAATCCAAAATATGTGAACATTCAACGTGATTAATCAATTAGATCACCGGATTGATTACCTGTGTGACAATTGTTGACCCGTAATATGTGTGATCGTATGTCGAACCATGTTGGCACGGTACCGATATATTACCACTCGCATTCACGTAGATTTCCTGACATTGGTCCGCAACTATGTGAGAGGAGTTTTCTCTGATTTTACACCTATGTACCGGTATAGCACCTAACAGAAGATAATACATGTACTTTCCTCGTATGAAGAGTTCTAacatcaaatttgaaataggcctatagttgTATATATACGTACCCACGAAAATAACGCTCATAGCTCCAAAACTGGTTGTCACTCCCATCACTAACCCCAAAactatgaataatgatatttgccATGGGCCGTATCTACCCAGACTTTCAATAGCTTCATCCACTAACATTGTGCCGCATGGAACCTGACAGATCAGTCCTGCGACTGCTTGTGACACAGTTTGTCCTCAACTTACTGTTTTTATCTTCTTTTACCGTACAGTGttagatgtatatataatGCATGTACGTATGTGCT
It includes:
- the LOC141900202 gene encoding putative transporter B0252.3, translated to MALGTVLLMPLADKYGRRPTVIYGTLVLVVTWVISAFSVNYIMFAAFRVVHGIITVVDSRIDSVVSS